The Peptoanaerobacter stomatis genome includes the window TAGCTCTATAGTAACTGAGACAGTATTTGAAAATAGATTTATGAATGTGGCTGAGTTGAAAAGAATGGGAGCGGATATAAAAATAGAAGGTAAATCCGCAATGATAAACGGTATAGAACAGTTGCAAGGTGCAAAAGTAAAGGCTACCGATTTAAGAGCGGGAGCGTCTTTGATACTTGCAGGATTGATAGCCAAAGGAGATACTAAAATATCTGATATATATCATATTGAAAGAGGATATGTAGATATAATAAATAAAGTAAGTGCTTTGGGCGGAACTATAAAGAGAATTGAAGATTAGAATTAAGGTAAATTTAAGACGGTAATATTATATTTAAACAGTCTTAAAAAACATTTGAAATATATAATAAATAATGATTTAATTTATAATTTTATAATTAAGGAGATAATTATCGTGATGAGTTTTTCACCGGATATAGGAATAGATTTAGGTACTGCATCTGTGCTTGTGTATGTAAAAGGAAAAGGAATAGTTTTGCAGGAACCATCAGTTGTTGCAATGGATACTTCTACAGGGAAATTGCTTGAAGTAGGAGAGCAGGCTCAAAGAATGCTTGGTAGAACTCCAGGACATATAGTGGCTGTTAGACCTCTTAAAGATGGAGTTATATCAGATTATGATATGACTGAAAAGATGCTCAAAAATTTTATACAAAGAGTTACAGGTGGAGTAGGTCTTTTTAGATTTTTTAAACCTCAAATAATAGTATGTGTGCCTTCCGGAGTTACAGAAGTTGAAAAAAGAGCAGTTATAGATGCTACTATGGAGGCGGGAGCAAGAGACGTATTTTTGATAGAAGAACCGATTGCGGCTGCGATTGGAGCAGGAATAGATATTGCACAACCGAGCGGATCTATGATAGTAGATATAGGTGGGGGTACAACGGATGTAGCTGTAATATCATTAGGTGGTATAGTTGAAAGTACGTCAATAAAGATGGCCGGAGATAAATTCGATGAAGCTATCATGAAATATATGAAGAAAAAACATAACCTGCTTATAGGAGAAAGAACGGCTGAAGAAATAAAGATGAACATAGGTTCTGCTTACCATAGAGATAAAGATATATATATGGAAGTTAGAGGAAGAAATCAGTTATCAGGACTTCCTGAAATTGTAAAAGTTTCATCAAAAGAATCTTTAGAGGCTCTTGAAGACAGTGTAGTTCAAATTGCAGATGCAGTTCATTCAGTGCTTGAAAGAACACCGCCTGAATTATCTGCCGACATATCTGATAAAGGTATACTTATGACCGGAGGAGGCTCACTTCTTTGGGGATTGGATAAACTTATTGAAGCGAGAACAGGAATAAAAGTTTATATAGCGGAAGAAGCGATATCTTGTGTTGTAAAAGGTACCGGAGAATCATTAAAATCTTTAAAACATCTGGGAAGATCTACAAATTCAAGAAGAAGATAATACAATAACAATATAGTTTTTTTAATAATTTGTTCTGTATCTATATTATTTTGTAATAATCTAAACTTTTTGTGTTAACATACCGATAATATATTAAAATTGTATTTTAGGAGATATTATGTTTAGAGGAATATATACAGCGGCAAATGCTATGCTGACTAAGCAAAATAGAATAGAAACCATATCCAATAATATAGCAAATGTTGATACAACCGGATTTAAAAAAGATGTAGACGTTATAGAAGCATTTTCAGAGAAACTTTTGTATAAGAGAGAAAATAACGAAGGATATCTTCGTGCTTTTCCAAACAGAGCAAAAGTAAGCAATAAACAACTTAGAGATGGCAATACAAGAATAGATATAGATATAACGAGAGGTTATCTTCAGCTTGAGGATAAAAACGGCAACAGCTATCATAAATCAGCAAGTTTAGTAAGAGATGAAGAAGGTTATTTAAGGACTGTATACAGAGAGTATAACTCCGATGTTATAACTAAGTTCGGAGCATATTTGTTAGATGTAGACGGTAATAAGATAAATGTGCCACAAGGTGAAATTGCAATAGATTCATTAGGCAATTTGACAGCCGGAGGAACAGCTGTTGCAAAAGTTATAATACCTGAGGCGAGAAAATCAATAGGTACAATAAATTCTGGTGCTTTGAGAGATAGAGTTATGATTAATTTCAATCAAGGCAGTCAAGAAAGAACAGAAAACCCTATGCATATAAGTCTTGAAGGTGAAGGATTTTTTAAGATAAGAATAAATGGTACAGACAGCATAAAATATTCCAGAAGTGGAGCTTTTACCATGGATGAAAATAGGGTGATTAAAGACTATCTCAATAATACGGTACTTTCAGAAGATAACAATCAAATAACAGTACCTGAAAACTCCAAATTAGTTGAATTTAAAAGAGATGGTAGCGTATATTCATTGAACAATGATGGTCAAAGAGAACAGATAGGTAAACTTGCCCTTGTTGATATAACCAATAAAGAAGATATGCAAAAATATGGGCATAGTTATATGCAGATGATTGGGAATACACAGCCTCAAGAAAAGGCATTTGAAGGTAAAGTGCTTCAAGGTTACCTTGAACGTTCAAACGTAAATACTATTGATGAAATGGTAGATATGATTGAAATGTTCAGAGGGTTTGAATCCGACCAAAAGGTTATAAATTCTTACGACCAAATTATGCAAAAGGCTGCTAATGAAATAGGTAAGATTTAGAATTCATTAAAAACTGTATGGATATATTTTTTGATATAGATTTTTGGAGGTAGTTTATGAGAGCTTTGTGGACCGCTGCAAGTGGAATGAAAGCACAACAGACTAATATGGACGTAATAGCACATAATATTTCTAACGTCAATACAACAGGTTATAAAGCACAAAAAACAGAGTTTAAAGACTTATTATATACTTATTCAAGTCCTGTAAGCAATGATGTTCAATTAGGTCAACCTGTGAATTTACAAATAGGTCACGGTGTTATGCCGGTTGCAACATCAAGAAAGTTTATTACAGGAAGTGCAGAAAGAACAGAAAATCCTACTGATTTGGCAATAGTTCAAGGAACAGGATTTTTTGTAGTGGAAAATCCGAATGATGCCGGAAATGAAAACAACAGATATTATACAAGAGACGGTAATTTTAAATTTTCAGTTGAAGACGGTCAGTTGACACTTGTAACTTCACAAGGGGAAAAAGTACTCACGACAGATGACGGATATATACAATTGCCTGAAAACAGCAAAGAATTTTCCGTAAGTCAAAATGGAACTGTTACTGCTAAAAGCCTTGAAGGAGAAACTTTATCATTAGGACAGATAAAAATAGTTACTTTTGTAAATCCTGAAGGATTAAAAGCAGTAGGAGATAACTTTTTTGTTCCGACAGATAACTCAGGACAGCCTGTACAAGAAGAAGACGAAACAAGAGAAACTAAAATATATCAAGGATATTTAGAAATGTCGAATGTACAGCTTGTGGATGAAATGGTTAGAATGATAACAGCGCAAAGAGCATATGAAATAAATTCAAAATCAGTACAAACAGCGGATGATATGCTTAATACGGTAAATCAATTAAAGAGATAATTAAACTTATAGTATAAAGAGGTTTATTATGAATATAGATACGTCATATCAACCATATATATCAAATTCAAACTTGAATATATCTCAAGAAAAAATAAATACGCTTGATAAGAAAAAACTTAAAGAGGCTGCACAAGGTATGGAGGCAGAATTTTTAAAAGTATTTTTAAAACAGAGCAAAAAACTTATGTTCAAGGAAGATGACGAAAAAAATAAAGCTCCCGGAAAGGACATAATGACAGATTTTATGTTTGAAAGATTAGCTGAGCAAATGTCAAAGACATCACCGCTTGGTATATCTGAAATGATAATAAGAGACGTCGAGAACAAACAATCTGATTTGGACAAAAATTTATCCCAAGAGGATATAACAAATACAATAGAAGTGTAATTTATAAAATATAGTCAATTTATTGGCTATATTTTTTTGTACTAATTTTAGTTTTTGATGTATAATATAAATTGTATTATACTAATTTCTAATAGAATAATAGATAATGTATATTAATAAATCTATAAATACGGTTGTATTTTATTAAATTTACAAAACACTTTTTTCTATCATTTTATTGGATTTTACTATTAGTATAAGCTAAGTGTATAAAAGTTGATTAAAAGACTAATAACACAGATATTTTTATTAGCCTTATACTATGGCTGTCATATAGCATTTTAAAATGGATTTAGTATTGGATATTGTATTTGAAGATTGGAGAGTGTATTATGAAAATAGTTGTTTTGGATGCTTATTCTATAGTTTATAATGACTTGTCTTTTGATTTCTTAAAAGATTATGATGCGTCAATTTATGATTTTACATCACCTGAAGAGGTTGTAAGTAGGATTGGAGATGCTGAAGCCGTTTTTACAAATAAGTGCGAAATAGATAAGAATGTTATAGACAGTTGTCCAAATTTAAAGTTTGTAGGAGAACTTGCAACAGGCTATAATAATATAGATGTACAATACTGTAAAGAAAAAAATATTATAGTAAGCAATATACCAAGCTATGCATCGAATAACGTATCAGAAATGGTTTTTGCATTCTTATTGGACGTTTTTTATAATCTGCATGACTATGATGTTGCAATTAAAGAAGGTGAGTGGATAAATTCAAAGATATTCACATTTTTTAAGCATACTACACATAATTTGGCAGAAAAAACAATAGGAATAATAGGATATGGTGACATAGCTAAAGCTGTTGAGAAAAAAGCGATAGTTTTTGATATGAATGTTCTTGTGCATAGAAGAACTCAGGATACATCGGACAAAAAATTTGTCAGTCTTGATTATTTGCTTGCAAATTCAGATATAATAACAGTACATACGCCACTAAACCAACAGACAGCTAAGCTTATAAATGAAGAAAGCATATCAAAGATGAAAGACGGAGTAGTTTTTGTAAATACTTCAAGAGGAGGAATCGTAGATGAAAAAGCACTTTACAATGCACTTGAAAGCGGTAAGATTTCTCATGCTTGTCTTGATGTGTTAACGAAAGAGCCTATGGAAAAAGATAATATATTGTTAAAGGCAAAAAATATTACAATGACACCGCACATAGCTTGGGCAGCATATGAAACACGAAAAAAATTGATAGATATATTAGAAGAAAATTTGAAGGCGTATGTATCAGGCAAACCTATAAATGTAGTGAATAAGTAAAAAATTATATCTTGAAATTATAAAAAAATTATATTATAGTATACTTAAACTAAAAAAAGGAGGATAAGCAATAACAGATTGCTTAATTGTTGTTAAATGAATGAA containing:
- a CDS encoding rod shape-determining protein, translated to MSFSPDIGIDLGTASVLVYVKGKGIVLQEPSVVAMDTSTGKLLEVGEQAQRMLGRTPGHIVAVRPLKDGVISDYDMTEKMLKNFIQRVTGGVGLFRFFKPQIIVCVPSGVTEVEKRAVIDATMEAGARDVFLIEEPIAAAIGAGIDIAQPSGSMIVDIGGGTTDVAVISLGGIVESTSIKMAGDKFDEAIMKYMKKKHNLLIGERTAEEIKMNIGSAYHRDKDIYMEVRGRNQLSGLPEIVKVSSKESLEALEDSVVQIADAVHSVLERTPPELSADISDKGILMTGGGSLLWGLDKLIEARTGIKVYIAEEAISCVVKGTGESLKSLKHLGRSTNSRRR
- a CDS encoding D-2-hydroxyacid dehydrogenase, which codes for MKIVVLDAYSIVYNDLSFDFLKDYDASIYDFTSPEEVVSRIGDAEAVFTNKCEIDKNVIDSCPNLKFVGELATGYNNIDVQYCKEKNIIVSNIPSYASNNVSEMVFAFLLDVFYNLHDYDVAIKEGEWINSKIFTFFKHTTHNLAEKTIGIIGYGDIAKAVEKKAIVFDMNVLVHRRTQDTSDKKFVSLDYLLANSDIITVHTPLNQQTAKLINEESISKMKDGVVFVNTSRGGIVDEKALYNALESGKISHACLDVLTKEPMEKDNILLKAKNITMTPHIAWAAYETRKKLIDILEENLKAYVSGKPINVVNK
- the flgG gene encoding flagellar basal-body rod protein FlgG: MRALWTAASGMKAQQTNMDVIAHNISNVNTTGYKAQKTEFKDLLYTYSSPVSNDVQLGQPVNLQIGHGVMPVATSRKFITGSAERTENPTDLAIVQGTGFFVVENPNDAGNENNRYYTRDGNFKFSVEDGQLTLVTSQGEKVLTTDDGYIQLPENSKEFSVSQNGTVTAKSLEGETLSLGQIKIVTFVNPEGLKAVGDNFFVPTDNSGQPVQEEDETRETKIYQGYLEMSNVQLVDEMVRMITAQRAYEINSKSVQTADDMLNTVNQLKR
- a CDS encoding flagellar basal body rod C-terminal domain-containing protein; its protein translation is MFRGIYTAANAMLTKQNRIETISNNIANVDTTGFKKDVDVIEAFSEKLLYKRENNEGYLRAFPNRAKVSNKQLRDGNTRIDIDITRGYLQLEDKNGNSYHKSASLVRDEEGYLRTVYREYNSDVITKFGAYLLDVDGNKINVPQGEIAIDSLGNLTAGGTAVAKVIIPEARKSIGTINSGALRDRVMINFNQGSQERTENPMHISLEGEGFFKIRINGTDSIKYSRSGAFTMDENRVIKDYLNNTVLSEDNNQITVPENSKLVEFKRDGSVYSLNNDGQREQIGKLALVDITNKEDMQKYGHSYMQMIGNTQPQEKAFEGKVLQGYLERSNVNTIDEMVDMIEMFRGFESDQKVINSYDQIMQKAANEIGKI
- a CDS encoding rod-binding protein encodes the protein MNIDTSYQPYISNSNLNISQEKINTLDKKKLKEAAQGMEAEFLKVFLKQSKKLMFKEDDEKNKAPGKDIMTDFMFERLAEQMSKTSPLGISEMIIRDVENKQSDLDKNLSQEDITNTIEV